From Tachypleus tridentatus isolate NWPU-2018 chromosome 8, ASM421037v1, whole genome shotgun sequence, a single genomic window includes:
- the LOC143223606 gene encoding uncharacterized protein LOC143223606 → MSKLQLAGSIAIFSAALFVIIAFSTPYWLVSDGKQPGEKKFEKLGLWEACLDKFHDVNFRYDIEFSGCRWIFDEEYNIIIKILEPAFFVVVQVFFTLGFVGLLLGCMLLIAALFCVPTDKEVFAMKLLGIVLFISSAFCTIAVITFGARGDGRDWMPDPDHNFLSWSFALGVVGTFLDYLAAVLFIVDSRVAKKQLEKQTKQEYHMEETKNKVTTVI, encoded by the exons ATGTCGAAGCTGCAGCTTGCTGGTAGCATCGCTATATTTTCAGCGGCTTTATTCGTTATAATTGCCTTTTCCACACCTTACTGGCTAGTATCGGATGGTAAACAGCCAGGCGAAAAAAAATTCGAGAAGCTAGGTTTATGGGAAGCTTGTTTGGATAAGTTTCACGATGTGAACTTCCGCTATGACATCGAATTCAGTGGCTGTCGGTGGATCTTTGATGAAGAATATAACATCATTATTAAAATCTTAGAACCAG CGTTCTTCGTGGTAGTGCAGGTGTTCTTCACCTTGGGGTTCGTAGGGCTGCTCTTGGGGTGCATGCTGCTGATAGCTGCCTTGTTTTGTGTGCCCACCGACAAAGAAGTATTTGCCATGAAGCTACTcggtatagtgttgtttatatcaA GTGCATTCTGTACAATTGCTGTCATCACTTTCGGAGCACGTGGAGATGGTCGTGATTGGATGCCAGACCCTGACCATAACTTTTTGTCCTGGTCATTCGCTTTGGGAGTGGTAGGCACGTTTTTGGACTACTTGGCGGCAGTACTGTTTATCGTGGACAGCAGGGTAGCAAAGAAGCAACTGGAGAAGCAAACCAAACAGGAATATCATATGGaagaaacaaagaacaaagtGACCACGGTCATTTAA